In a genomic window of Cytobacillus sp. FSL H8-0458:
- a CDS encoding response regulator — protein sequence MAQKILIVDDAAFMRMMIKDILSKNGYDVVGEAADGAQAVEKYKETQPDLVTMDITMPEMDGITALKEIKKLNPSAKVIMCSAMGQQAMVIDAIQAGAKDFIVKPFQADRVLEAIGKTLG from the coding sequence ATGGCACAAAAAATTTTAATAGTTGATGATGCAGCTTTTATGCGAATGATGATAAAAGATATTTTATCCAAGAATGGATATGACGTAGTTGGTGAAGCTGCTGACGGTGCACAGGCTGTTGAAAAATATAAGGAAACACAGCCTGACCTTGTCACAATGGATATAACTATGCCGGAAATGGATGGAATTACAGCTCTGAAAGAAATTAAAAAATTAAATCCTAGTGCAAAAGTTATTATGTGTTCTGCAATGGGCCAGCAGGCGATGGTTATTGATGCCATTCAGGCTGGCGCAAAGGATTTTATCGTAAAACCGTTCCAGGCTGATAGAGTACTGGAAGCAATCGGCAAAACTTTGGGCTAG
- the fliY gene encoding flagellar motor switch phosphatase FliY codes for MMSDDMLSQDEIDALLRGAADDSDETDSHNEAFFQTEDYLSHMEQDALGEIGNISFGSSATALSTLLNQKVDITTPAVSVVLRQKLADEFPHPYVAIQVNYTEGFFGSNLLVIQQSDAAIIADLMLGGDGTSPADLMGEIQLSAVQEAMNQMMGSAATSMSTIFGKKVDISPPAIDILDLPQGEGADRVPADDMLVRISFRLKIGSLIDSNIMQLLPLEFGKSLVNELLNPGQDLQENNAVSEEEPTGQTQPDYQESQLSYDHKPEIHTGGLDQPYIQTGYSEEQPSYTQPVMNQASNPQSYPPAQNQAQHFGGSYVNGVQPNVQPAAFSSFEPYHMQGTETKNLDMLLDIPLQVTVELGRTKRSVKEILELSSGSIIELDKLAGEPVDILVNNRLIAQGEVVVIDENFGVRVTDIISQSDRIKKLR; via the coding sequence ATGATGAGTGATGATATGCTTTCACAAGATGAAATTGATGCTCTATTAAGGGGAGCAGCTGACGACAGCGACGAAACAGACAGTCATAATGAGGCATTTTTTCAAACCGAGGATTATTTGTCCCATATGGAGCAGGACGCATTAGGTGAAATCGGCAATATTTCATTTGGAAGCTCTGCAACAGCATTGTCTACTTTATTGAATCAAAAAGTTGATATCACAACTCCGGCTGTTTCAGTTGTTTTGCGTCAGAAATTAGCTGATGAATTCCCGCATCCTTATGTAGCAATCCAGGTGAATTATACGGAAGGATTCTTCGGAAGCAACCTGCTTGTAATACAGCAATCGGATGCAGCCATCATTGCTGATTTAATGCTTGGGGGGGATGGTACCAGCCCGGCAGACCTAATGGGGGAAATTCAGTTAAGCGCTGTTCAGGAGGCAATGAACCAGATGATGGGTTCTGCAGCCACCTCGATGTCAACCATCTTTGGAAAAAAGGTTGATATTTCACCGCCGGCAATCGACATTCTTGATTTGCCCCAGGGAGAAGGTGCCGACAGAGTCCCGGCAGATGACATGCTTGTAAGGATTTCGTTCCGATTGAAAATAGGCAGTCTGATTGACTCGAATATTATGCAGCTGCTTCCTCTGGAATTTGGCAAAAGCCTTGTAAATGAATTATTAAACCCGGGCCAGGATCTTCAAGAAAATAATGCAGTTTCTGAAGAGGAACCAACGGGGCAAACACAGCCCGATTATCAGGAAAGCCAGCTTTCGTATGATCATAAACCTGAAATACACACAGGCGGATTAGATCAGCCTTACATTCAAACGGGTTATTCCGAAGAGCAGCCGTCATATACACAGCCGGTTATGAATCAGGCATCAAATCCTCAGAGCTATCCACCTGCTCAAAACCAGGCACAGCATTTCGGTGGCTCTTATGTAAATGGAGTGCAGCCGAATGTACAGCCGGCAGCCTTTTCGAGTTTTGAACCTTACCATATGCAGGGTACTGAAACAAAAAACTTAGATATGCTTTTGGACATACCGCTTCAGGTAACGGTTGAGCTGGGAAGGACTAAACGTTCCGTAAAGGAGATTCTTGAATTGTCTTCCGGTTCAATTATTGAACTGGATAAACTGGCCGGTGAACCTGTTGATATTCTGGTGAATAACCGTTTAATTGCACAGGGTGAAGTGGTTGTCATTGATGAGAATTTTGGTGTGAGAGTTACAGATATTATCAGCCAGAGTGACCGTATAAAAAAATTAAGATAA
- a CDS encoding flagellar biosynthetic protein FliO codes for MWNVKKVISLLLLLSIVLLGVQPLVHAEQLNNSVKECMKSPEECEKQELKGSKGSKTAEGQNQQDESGKIGLTFWDFIKMILATGFTIGLLYALLKFINKKSKVYNRSQLVENLGGTALGANRSVQLIKVGKRILVVGVGENIQLLKEIDNSEEYSQIIKEHNDKLEQLIRPSDIVTKVMKRTQQTEENKQNFSALLGMQLDEMKKGRKKLFDELERKGQKKDE; via the coding sequence GTGTGGAATGTAAAGAAAGTGATTTCTTTGCTGCTGTTGTTATCAATTGTTCTGCTGGGCGTGCAGCCGCTGGTCCATGCAGAGCAATTGAATAATAGTGTTAAAGAATGTATGAAAAGTCCTGAGGAATGCGAGAAACAGGAATTAAAAGGATCAAAGGGTTCAAAGACAGCAGAAGGACAGAATCAACAGGATGAAAGCGGCAAAATTGGCCTTACTTTTTGGGATTTTATAAAGATGATTCTAGCAACAGGCTTTACTATTGGATTACTATATGCTCTCCTAAAGTTCATTAATAAAAAAAGTAAGGTATATAACAGGTCGCAATTGGTTGAAAACCTAGGTGGTACAGCATTAGGTGCAAACCGGTCAGTCCAGCTCATAAAAGTAGGAAAGCGCATTTTGGTAGTAGGGGTAGGAGAAAATATTCAGCTGTTAAAGGAAATAGACAACTCAGAAGAGTACAGCCAGATCATCAAAGAGCATAATGACAAACTGGAACAGCTTATCCGTCCAAGCGATATTGTGACAAAGGTTATGAAAAGAACACAGCAAACAGAGGAAAACAAGCAAAACTTCAGTGCATTGCTCGGGATGCAGCTGGATGAAATGAAAAAGGGCAGAAAAAAACTGTTTGATGAGTTAGAAAGAAAGGGCCAGAAGAAAGATGAATGA